Proteins encoded within one genomic window of Carassius carassius chromosome 22, fCarCar2.1, whole genome shotgun sequence:
- the LOC132099038 gene encoding platelet glycoprotein 4-like, translating into MTCCDLKCGLITGTVLGALIAVLGGILIPVGNDFIVNTVHKETVLENGTLAFDTWTSVDISIYRQFWLFDVQNADDVVNQGAKPVLVQKGPYTYRTRFIPKKDITFYDNYTVSFVLPAGAIFEPSMSVGTEEDIFTSLNLAVAGVYSLMPHFIANILIKNSRSSLFQKTTVKELLWGYKDLMLNSTLGVFYPYNGTLDGPYTVFTGKDDIKKVATIERWQGETSLSYWNDPYCNKINGTDGSSFHPFLDKKKPLFFFSPDICRSISAQYNSTLDLKGIDVYRYMLPPEALASPAENPDNQCYCTDAVLTKNCTTAGLLDLTACRGAPVFLSLPHFLFGSNDLLQGVIGLNPNFDEHSIFLDVEPITGFTLRFAKRLQLNMLYGPSDHIEILKNIKEPTIFPILWVNETAALDDETADMFKKELIGRMDLLEGFQIGLIVVGLILFASCLIGLIVVAMKPKNANLF; encoded by the exons ATGACCTGCTGTGATCTGAAATGTGGGCTCATCACAGGGACCGTGCTGGGCGCCTTGATCGCCGTGCTGGGCGGGATTCTCATCCCTGTGGGCAACGACTTCATTGTAAACACCGTGCACAAG GAAACAGTGTTGGAAAACGGGACCTTAGCGTTTGACACCTGGACGTCGGTAGACATTTCAATATACAGGCAGTTTTGGCTGTTTGACGTGCAGAACGCTGACGATGTTGTAAATCAAGGGGCCAAACCTGTGCTGGTGCAGAAAGGACCATACACATACAG GACGCGTTTTATCCCCAAAAAAGATATCACCTTCTATGATAACTACACTGTGTCCTTTGTGCTGCCAGCGGGTGCCATCTTTGAGCCTAGTATGTCAGTAGGCACAGAGGAGGACATATTCACATCGCTCAATCTAGCTGTAGCA GGTGTTTACAGTTTAATGCCTCATTTTATTGCAAACATTCTCATCAAAAACTCCAGATCCTCACTCTTCCAGAAAACGACTGTTAAGGAATTGTTGTGGGGCTACAAAGACCTAATGCTGAACAGCACACTTGGAGTTTTTTATCCT tacAATGGCACATTGGATGGACCGTATACTGTATTCACAGGCAAAGATGACATCAAAAAGGTAGCCACGATTGAACGCTGGCAGGGTGAAAC ATCACTGAGTTACTGGAATGACCCTTATTGCAACAAGATTAACGGAACAG ATGGTTCCTCCTTCCACCCGTTCCTGGACAAGAAAAAACCCCTGTTCTTCTTTTCTCCTGATATCTGCAG GTCAATATCTGCTCAGTATAATAGTACTCTTGACCTGAAGGGAATCGATGTGTATCGGTACATGTTGCCACCTGAAGCTCTGGCCTCTCCAGCGGAGAACCCAGATAACCAGTGCTACTGTACAGACGCTGTGCTAACCAAAAACTGCACTACAGCAGGACTTCTTGACCTCACTGCCTGTAGAG GAGCTCCAGTGTTCCTCTCTCTACCCCACTTTCTCTTTGGCAGCAACGATCTCCTCCAAGGTGTGATCGGACTGAACCCGAACTTCGATGAGCACTCCATATTTCTGGATGTAGAACCG ATTACAGGTTTCACTCTGAGATTTGCAAAAAGACTTCAGCTCAATATGTTGTACGGCCCATCGGATCATATTGA aattttgaaaaacatcaaGGAACCCACAATTTTTCCTATTTTGTGGGTGAACGAG ACGGCAGCTCTGGACGATGAGACGGCTGACATGTTCAAGAAAGAGCTGATTGGTCGGATGGACTTGTTGGAGGGCTTTCAGATCGGGCTCATAGTGGTTGGCTTAATCTTATTTGCCAGCTGTTTAATTGGATTGATTGTGGTGGCCATGAAACCGAAGAATGCAAACTTGTTTTAA